One Halovivax ruber XH-70 genomic region harbors:
- a CDS encoding DUF5305 domain-containing protein, protein MIDNPRIDLLVARYGRTLLVALAVCGVVALALSGWAVASPETTTTTQQTGTDRVSTEVGTEAIVETGGLWPEGTVLEDEPVYLTNATETLTLTPRTTVPTNDASVYHDVTLRYEAVRDGAVFWNETSQLSRQAPRVRDGVASSSVDVDVAAVRDRMGEIEREVAGVGDVRVVAVVETEYDTGTTADAFTIETELVATERAFWLAQPVPSHEETHPQYALVTESEPRSTALVGLLAVVGTLSLGAAWGLDRRRPIDEKSARRAVHERRYAEWISRGSIPMWIGDHHIALDTLEDVVDVAIDTSERVVHDRQRGLFAVVSDDVVYYYTDRGLWEETAWPNMNLEDTTGGAEDTAGAPPAAPGSAPADGPVGPGGPPTDIDPDDEDAWEQL, encoded by the coding sequence ATGATCGACAATCCACGAATCGACCTGCTCGTCGCTCGGTACGGCCGGACGTTACTCGTCGCGCTGGCCGTCTGCGGCGTCGTCGCGCTCGCACTATCCGGCTGGGCGGTCGCCTCGCCGGAGACGACCACGACGACCCAGCAGACGGGCACCGACCGCGTCTCGACCGAGGTCGGGACCGAAGCGATCGTCGAGACCGGCGGGCTCTGGCCCGAAGGGACGGTCCTCGAAGACGAACCGGTCTACCTCACGAACGCGACGGAGACGCTGACGCTCACGCCACGGACGACCGTCCCGACGAACGACGCGAGCGTCTATCACGACGTCACGCTCCGATACGAGGCCGTGCGCGACGGCGCAGTCTTCTGGAACGAGACGAGCCAGCTCAGTAGACAGGCACCGAGAGTACGCGACGGCGTCGCCAGCAGTTCGGTCGACGTCGACGTCGCCGCCGTCCGCGACCGGATGGGCGAGATCGAGCGCGAGGTCGCCGGTGTGGGCGACGTCCGCGTCGTCGCCGTCGTCGAGACGGAGTACGACACGGGGACGACCGCCGACGCGTTCACGATCGAGACGGAACTCGTCGCGACCGAACGCGCGTTCTGGCTCGCCCAGCCCGTCCCATCCCACGAGGAGACGCATCCGCAATACGCGCTCGTGACCGAGTCAGAGCCGCGCTCGACGGCGCTCGTCGGCCTACTGGCTGTCGTCGGGACGCTCTCACTCGGCGCGGCCTGGGGACTCGACCGGCGCCGCCCGATCGACGAGAAGTCGGCTCGCCGGGCGGTCCACGAACGCCGGTACGCCGAGTGGATCTCCCGCGGCTCGATCCCCATGTGGATCGGCGACCACCACATCGCACTGGACACGCTGGAGGACGTCGTCGACGTCGCCATCGACACGAGCGAACGGGTGGTCCACGATCGCCAGCGCGGCCTGTTCGCGGTCGTCTCGGACGACGTCGTCTACTACTACACCGACCGCGGCCTCTGGGAGGAGACCGCCTGGCCGAACATGAATCTGGAGGACACCACCGGCGGAGCCGAGGACACCGCCGGGGCGCCACCAGCCGCCCCCGGATCGGCACCGGCCGACGGCCCCGTCGGTCCGGGCGGTCCGCCGACGGACATCGATCCCGACGACGAAGACGCCTGGGAACAACTCTAG